In Irregularibacter muris, the genomic stretch AAAAACAACAGGACAAAAAACAATTGCTAAATCAATTGCAAAACTTCTCCTTGGATGAAAGAGATGGGGATATTGACCCATCAAATATTTTCCAACGTTTAGATTGGAGCTATCAAAATGAAATGGCAAGTAAACTTCCATCCAAACTGTCAGTAACCGATGTAAAAAACAGTAGAGAAAGTAAGAGGACAGAAGCCTTGGGAGTGAATATTCCCATGATGACAGCTAGGCCAACCTTTATGGAGGGGACAAAGGTTCTTACAGGCCAGGAAAAGGGTGTTGCCATGCACTTTGTGTTACAACATCTGGATCTACATGCAGTAGAAAGCAAAGAACAAATAAAGTTGCAAATACAAAGCATGGTGTCTCGGGAACTCATCAGAGAAAGTGAAGTTCAGGCGGTGGATATAGATAAATTACTCAGATTTTTCCATTCCTCTTTAGGAAGAAGAATGCTTGCCTCTTCGAGGGTAGAGAGAGAAGTAGCCTTCAACCTAGTAAAAGACGCAAAAGAAGTGTTGGAAAATATAGAAGGAATACAAACTTGCCAGGAGGAAATATTGATCCAAGGGGTAATAGATTGTTATTTTCAAGAAGAGGATGAATTGGTGCTTATTGATTATAAAACAGATTTTTATCCTAATCAGCAGGTTAAGGAGAAGATCATTAGAAACTATAGCCCTCAAATACAATTGTACAAAGAGGCCTTAGAAAAAATCCATGGAAAAAAAGTGAAGGAATGTTACCTTTATTTATTCTACGGAGAGGAGGCAGTATCACGATGAGAATTTTGCACACTTCGGACTGGCATCTAGGGAAGACCCTAGAGGGATTTAGCCGTCTACCGGAACAGGAATTATTTTTAGAAGAACTCATAGAGATTGTGGAAAGGGAAAATATAGAATTGATTTTATTGGCAGGAGATATTTATGATACGCCCAACCCTCCTGCGGCAGCAGAGAAATTGTTTTATCAAAGCATGAAAAAACTATCCAACTATGGGAAACGCCCGATTATTGTCATTGCAGGCAATCACGATAGTCCTGACCGCTTAACGGCTGCTAGCCCCCTGGCCTATGAGCAGGGCATTATTCTTTTAGGTACGCCCAAGAGTGTGGCTGCCCTGGGGGATTATGGAAATTTTAGCATTACAGAGGCAGGGGAAGGGTATGTAAAGATCATTATTCAAGGCCAAGAAATTGTCACCATTACTTTGCCTTATCCCAGCGAAAAAAGGCTTAATGAGATTTTAACCTATAGTAGTGATGAAGAAGAAATGAGACTATCTTACTCTCAAAGAGTAAAACAGATCTTTGAGGAGCTTTCCCAGCATTATCGAAAAGATACCATTAATTTAGCCATGTCTCATCTCTATATGATAGGAGGAGAAGAGTGCGATTCAGAAAGACAAATACAATTAGGGGGGAGTTTTGCAGTAGACTGCTCTGCCCTTCCTCCTGCCCAATACACTGCCCTAGGTCATCTACATAGACCTCAACCGGTACGGGGGGCGGTGAGTTCCGCCTATTACAGTGGCTCCCCCCTACAATATAGCAAAAGTGAGATTAACTATAGTAAATGTGTTTATATAGTGGATGTAGAACCAGGCCAAGAGCCTTTGGTACAACCCTATTATTTAAAAAACTATAAACCCATCGAGGTTTGGAAATGTGCAAATATTGAAGAGGCCTTAGAACGTTGTGAAAAAGAAGCGGAAAAAGACATTTGGGTGTATTTAGAAATCAAGACAGATAGAATTCTCACGAGGAGTGAGCTCAAGGCCTTGAAGGATATTCGAAGGGATATTGTAGAAATACGCCCCCTCCTTACTACAGAAGAAAGGGAGATAGAAGAATTAGAGGATATCACTGATTTGAACATTATGGATTTATTTAAGAGCTTTTACCTTTATGAAAAAAAGACAGAGGTCAGTGAGGAAGTTTTGGAGATGTTTTCCAACATCATAGGGGAAGAGGGGGAGAAAGATGAAACCATTGCAGTTGAAGATTCAGGGTCTAAATAGTTTTATGGAGGAACAGGCTATAGATTTTTCTGAGCTTACCGAGGTGGGACTATTTGGGATATTTGGTCCCACAGGCAGTGGAAAATCTACTATCCTCGATGCCATCACCCTAGCTCTTTATGGAGAGATTCCCCGGGCAGGAAGGGATTTGTCAGGAGTAGTCAACAGCCATAGTGACAAGGCGGACATCTACTATGAGTTCCAGATCGGCAACAAAAAAGATAAAAGAACTTACTTTGTACAGCGATGCTATAAAAAAGATAAAAATGGCAGTGTAAATACCCACATTGTAAAACTATGTGATATCACAGATCAAGATAACCCTATTGTATTAGGAGAAAAAGTGAATGCAGTAAACAATAAAGTAGGGGAAATACTAGGCCTTACTTGTAATGATTTTACCAGATCGGTTGTACTGCCCCAGGGAAATTTTAGTGATTTCTTGAAACTAAGTGGGAGAGACAAAAGAGATATGCTGGAGAGAATATTTGCCTTACAGGAATATGGTGGCCGATTGACAAAAAAGATAAGAGACCACAAAAATAAGGTAGATAGTGAGCTCATGGTTATTCAAGGGCAGTTACAACATTTTGATGGAATATCCCAAGGGGCTTTTCAGGCTCTAAAGCAGGAGATAAAGGACCTGGAAGAGAAGAAAATCCATTTAGCAGAACAAGCCAAGCAAATAGAAAAAAAGTATGAAACCTCCCATGCCCTATGGAAATTGCAAGAAGAATATAAAGGCTATCAGGTAAAAAAAGAAAAATTAGATCAAAACCAGGACACCATAGAGGACTATAAAAAACAATATGAATTGGCTCAAAGAGCCAAAAACATACAACCCTATATAAAAAGCCATCAGGAAACCCAAAATAAAATAAAAAATAGAGAGCAAGATCTACAGAGAGTCCAAAGGCAATATCAACAACTGGTTACATCTCTAGATACCCTAAAAGAAAAATGGGAACAACAAAAAGAGAAAAAAGAAAATCATCTTCCTCTATTGGTCAATAAAAAGATAAATCTGGAAAATGCTATAAAACAAAGCCATAAGAAAAACATCCTAGAGAGGGAATGGAAGAAACTAACCCAACAGGAAGAAGAGTTAAGCCTTATTTTAAAACAGAGAGAAGATGAAATTGAACATCTTATCGAGCAGTTAGATCAGTTAACTACAAAAGTTGTGGAAAGGCAGGAGCAAAGGGAAAAGGGGCGTCATTCCCCAGAATACGGAGAAAAACTTTACCAGGCCTATGATATAGAAAAACAATATAAAAAAATACTGAAAAACCATGAAGACTTAATAAAATACATACAAGTCAGCCAGGAAAAATATCTTTATCCTTTAAGGAAAGAAGAGAAGAAAATACAGGGAGCTTTACAGGAATTAGAAGAAAAAATACAAAAAAGTGAGAGGCAGCAGACCAGTATACAGCACCAAATAGAAGAGAGAAAATATCAAAATATGGCGGCTTTATTGGCAAAATCCCTGGAAGACAACCAAAGCTGTCCTGTATGCGGTTCTTTACATCACCCCCAAAAAGCCGACTATCCCCAAAATCAAGAGATAAATACACTAGAGCAATACAAGGAAAATCTAGAGAAAAGTATAGAGACCTTGAAAGAACAAAAAGAAAAAATCCTTCTTACACAACAAAAAATCCTTCAGGATATTTACGGGAGAGAAAGATTAGTCCAAGAAAAAGAAAGAGAAGCACAGACCGCCAAGGAAGAACGAGATGGACTAGAAAAACAATATGAACAATATAAGGACAAATTCAAGACAAAAAACATAGAGATAAAGGTGCAGGAATATCATAAAAAGCTACAACAAGATGAGAAACTTCAAAGGGAAATAAAAACCTTACAGGAGAGCAAAGAAAAACAGGAGATTTTGCAAAGACAGCTGCAAGAAAAACTTTATGCAGAAAATACTCAGCTAACCAGAATACAACAGAGCATAATTGAAAGACAAAATCTCATCAAAGATTTGCAAAGGGACATAGAAAAAGTATGTGGAAAAAACAGTCCCCAAAAGGAAATGGACAACGTGTCCAGAGAAATAGATCAAATGAAAAAACTTTTTACAAGAATAGAGCAGGAGTACAATGAAAAAAGTAACTATAAAAATGAATTGGAAAAGGATCAAAGAGGTTTACAAGATATCTTATCTCAACTGCATGAGTTTCAAGAATCCATAGAAGAGAATCTTCAGCAAGCCCTTGTGGACAATGATTTTAGTGATGTAGAAGAAGTGATAAACTCTTTTAAATCCATAGAAGAACGAAAAAAACTACAAGAAATCATCGAGCAACATCAGCATCAATTGGGTTTAATTAAGGATAATATGGAAAGACTAGAAAAGCACATGGAGGGCAACTCCATTACCCAAGAGCAATGGGAAAATCTATTAGAAAAAAGACAGCAGATCAATCAAAATCTAGAAGAAGGTAAAGCTTTATTGGTTGAAAGAAAAACCCAAGCAGATACTATGGCAGAACAATTAAAGAAATTACAAAAGCTACAAAAACAGCAAAAGGATTTAGAGCATAAACAGGGATTAATTGAAGAAATCAATAGACTATTTCAAGGCAACAAATTTGTAGAGTTTATCTCCCTACGGCAATTAAGATATATAGCCAAAGAAGCCTCTGGAGAACTAAAAAGAATAACACGAGGAAGATATGCTTTAGAGCTAGATGACCAAGGGAACTTTATTATGAGGGATGACTTTAATGGTGGGGTAAGAAGAAGTACGAGAACCCTATCGGGAGGAGAAACTTTCTTGACTTCCCTATCCTTAGCCTTAGCCCTGTCCTCCCATATACAGTTAAAGGGGAGGGCCCCTCTAGAATTTTTCTTCTTGGATGAAGGGTTTGGAACCTTAGATAGTTCCCTATTGGAAGTGGTCATGGATTCCCTAGAAAGACTTCATTCAGAAAAATTAAGTGTGGGCCTGATCAGCCACGTAGATGAATTAAAACAACGTATCCCTAGAAGGCTCATGGTATCTCCTGCGGTAGCTGGTATGAATGGTACTAAAGTGAAAATGGAAATGAGCTAAAAAACAGATATAAGTATTTACATGATAGTATAGTACCTGATAGTATAGTACTAATAGATTAAGGAGGTGCTCTATGAGCAATATTCAGATTGTAACAGATAGTACTGCTTATCTAACCAAGGAAGAAATTAAAAATTATAATATAAAAGTAGTATCCTTAATGGTTAATTTCCAAGGAAAAGAAGATGACGAAGGATTGCCAGGAGAGTTTGAGAAGTTTTTTAATGCATTAAAGGAATCCCAAGACTTTCCCACCACTTCCCAACCACCCACGGGTGCCTTTGCCGCAGTTTTTCAAGAGGCAATAGATCAGGGGAAGGAAGTTATTGCTATCACCATTTCCTCAAAATTAAGTGGAACATACAATAGTGCAATTATCGGAGCGGAGATGATCGATGCAGAAAAAATATCTGTAGTGGACTCCCAAACCTCTGTAGCTTCATTAAAACATATGGTTATTCAGGCGCAAAAACTGGCCAATGAAGGAAAAACTAGACAGGAAATTCTACACTACTTAGAGGAACAAAAAAGGAAAATGGGTATTTATCTCACTGTGGATACCTTAGAATATTTAAAAAGAGGGGGAAGACTATCCACAGCCCAAGCGGTGGTAGGATCTTTACTAAATATCAAGCCCATTATTCAACTGGAGGATGGAATACTACAGACAGTAGGTAAGGCCAGAGGGAAGAAAAAAGCCTTGGATATGCTGATAGCCAATATTCCCCAAGAGGTCAAATATGTCTATATCCCCCATATACTCAATGAAGAGGGAGCTAAAGAACTACAAGCCGTGATAAAGGAAAGGCATCCCCAGGCAAAGGTAGAGCTGGAGGTTCTAGGGCCAGTTATAGGTGCCCACTTAGGGCCTAAGGCCATGGGTGCTTGTTATCTTTGGTAAAAATAAGGGGTTTTAGGGTGATCATATTATGGTAGAAGCATTAAAAGCACTATCCTCTATTGTAGATTTATTCCACGATCTATTAGCGGATATTATTCTGAAATTTGGATGGAATCTTACAGATAAACAATTGCATTTTTGGATTATTGGTATTATAGGGATACTTATATTTTTATTTACTGATTTATCCTTTAAGGCCTTAGCTCGTCTAAATATCTCTATCATTTCCTTTGCCTATACATTTACAGTACTTATTGTCATTGTATTTGCCATTGAAATTCAGCAAAAAATTACTGGAAGTGGCAACATGGAATTTGGGGATGTTGTAGCAGGCTTATGGGGATTTTTATGGTTATTTGGTATATATCTCCTCTATAAGGGGATTATTATTTTGATAAAAAAGCTATTGAAAACAATAAAGAAGGCAAAAACTCCCTAGAGAGCTCTCTAGGGAGTTTTTGTTATCCGTGGAATGAAAGGTGCAAAAAATTTATGCATGCACAAATTCTGTTTCCTTATCACATATCATCAAGCTGACAGTATAATTCCTTGAGGTTTTAAGAAGCTCATAGACTTTGATCCACGGATTGGCCCTGTGAGGAGGATGTTCCAATTAGATTCGGTTTACCTTGAGTGGGCATGGGTTATCCATGCCTTATTTTTAATAAGGATTTTAATGAATGAATAGAGAATCCTCGGTGAACCAGAGGTGAACTAACCGATGCAGATAAAGAGTTATAAGAAAATATTATATGAAAATTTTATCAATTCAAAAAAACAATTGGATTACTTTTCATCCCTGTGTTAGATTATACACAGTGTTTTTTGTCGAAATATAGTCTGATGTATTGTACTAAAGGGAGTAAAATGATGCAAGGCGGGGATATAAATGATTGAGATAAAAGCTTTGACAAAATCATATGAAAATATAGAGGTGTTAAAAGGAATAAACCTTACCATAGAAAATGGATCCATCTTTGGTATTGCTGGAAGAAGTGGTGCAGGCAAATCCACTTTATTAAGATGTATTAATGGCATTGAAACCTTTGATCTAGGGACCATAAAAGTAGGGGACATAGATGTAGGCTCTCTTAATCATGAAGAGATGAGAGTTTTCAGAAAAAACACCGGTATGATTTTTCAAAACTTTTCTTTGCTAAGTAGGGCAAGTGTATATGAAAACATCGCACTACCTATGAAATGTTGGAAATATGAGAAAAAAGCAATAGATAAAAAGATAAAGGAACTTTTAGAGTTAGTTGGAATACCTGAAAAAATTCATAGTAAAGCACGGGAGTTATCAGGGGGGCAAAAGCAAAGAGTTGCCATTGCTCGGGCACTTACAATGGATCCCCAAGTACTATTGTGTGATGAAGCAACCTCTGCATTAGACCCTAAAAGTACAAAGGCTATTTTGGATTTATTACGGGAAATAAATGCACAGTTAGGTATTACAATCATTGTAGTAACCCATGAAATGTCCGTACTTAGAAGCATATGTAAACATGTAGCTATCGTAGAAAATGGAACCATTGAGGCCATGGGAACCACGGACAAAATTTTTACTCAACGTCCTCAGGCTTTAATCAATCTACTGGGCAACAAAGAAATTGTTTTGTCTAAAAATGAAAGAAGTATTGAAATCTTTTATTCAAGAGGTAATGATCAAATCCTAACGAAATTAGCCCGGGAACTAGAGATAGATTTTTCCATTATTGGTGGTGAAATAGAGAGTCTGGATGAAAACTCCATTAACTCTGTTGTTATTAAAGTAGATTCAAAATATGCTGAAAATATAAAAAAATATTTGATACATAAGGATATCATGTGGCGGGAGTTATTTCCCCAAGATGCGGAGGTGGATCAATAATGAATGGAGAGCTTATAGAATCTATCCTATATTATTTACAAAAACTGATTATTCCCTCCACTTTTATCACCATAAGAATGGTCTTGAGTACCATGATTATTGGAATTGCTTTTGGCTTTGTTTTAGCTATATTTCTTACCTTATACGGGCCCAATGGATTAAACCCCAAAGGAAGGATTTATAGTCTACTTAATTTTCTAGTAAATACTATACGTTCTTTTCCAATATTAATCCTCATTGTGGCAATGGGACCTATTACACGAATGATTATTGGAACAACTATTGGAGAAAAGGCCATTGTGGTTCCCTTATCCATAGCAGCTACAGCCTTTATTGCTAGGCTACTTGAAAATAGCTTTTTAGAGGTGGACAAGCAATTAATTGAAGCGGCACGTTCTTTTGGTGCTAATAATCTTCAAATCATTTTTAGAGTGATTATGAAGGAGTCTGTGCCTTCCATCATATCCATCATGACCTTGGCAACAGTAAATTATATTTCTGCAACAACCATAGCGGCTGCTATTGGAGGCGGGGGGTTAGGAGCCGTGGCCCTTACCTATGGATTTCAGAGTTTTAATAATACCGTATTGTATATGTCAGTTTTCATTTTACTTTTATTGGTGAATATCACGCAATTTATAGGAGATTTGTTTTATAAAAAGTTTCTATAAAAGGAGGTGTATTGATGATCATTAAAGAGAGTGCAAAGTGGTTGAATATTTTGTTGCAATTAGAGAGAAAACCTGTAGGAATAAAATTTTTACTTACAAGAGAAGATTATGATGCATTTCCTGCCTCAGAAAATAAGAATCGCATGTCTTATTGTACAGTAGTAAAAAGGGCTGGAGATGGGATTTCCCAGAAAATTCATAGGGGACATAGTGCATGCATGGGTGGAGCTATGGCTTTAGGACTAGAAGAAACAATCCAAGAGGCTATTTCAGGAAGAAGAAGATTTTACCAAGGAGCTTATCGAGACTTAGGTGTATGTAGGAATATATCTAAAAATATGGTGTTTTGCGAGCATAAGGCCTATGGTGTTGCCGTGATGCCATTAGAAGCTTTTGATACAGAGCCTGATGTTGTGATTATTGTTTGTAATCCCTTTAATGGAATGAGAATTGTACAAGGATACTCTTACAAAAATGGCCATGCCACAAATATAAAACTTTCAGGAATGTCGGCCATATGTCAAGAATGTACATCCTTACCCTATGAAGAAAACCAGCTTAACCTGTCCCTTTTGTGTTCGGGCACAAGAATGTTAGCCCGATGGAAGAAGGACGAAATGGCTATTGGAATGCCCTTTCGGCTATATTTGGAGGTAGTCGAAGGATTGAAAAATACAGTGAACCCCTTAGAACGCAATGCAGAGAAAGAGCAAATTGCAGAAAAGCTTTTACAAGAGGAGTTTACCAACCAGCTAGAAATAAAATATAACCATAATTATGATGATAATGCCTATAAAGGAGGACGGGTAGAAAAAAGAGATTAAAGCAGAAATCAAAGTGTTTTTTCATAAAAGCAATTTATCAGCCCTATGAATATCATTTTAGGAGGAATTTAACAATGAGAAAAATAAATAAAATAGTGATATTACTACTTGTTGTAGCTTTTACCACTGTACTATTTGTAGGATGTACTTCCAATACAGGAGGCTCAACACCGGTAGAATCAGAAACGTCCAACAAAAAAGAATTTACCATCGGTTGTATGCCTTTAAATGAGCCGGCAGTTCAAGAAATAGCTACATTGATGGAACCCATGGGCTATCATGTAGAAGTGAAGGTTTTTGATGGCAACAATCTACCTGCGATTGCACTAAAAGATGGAGACATTGATAGTCTTATATTAAATCATCTTCCATGGCTAAATACGTTCAATAATGAAAATAATTCTGAATTAGTGATGGTGGAACCCTATATGTATGCTTCTTTATTTGGTTTTTATTCTGCTAAGCATGATAGTATTGAAGAAATTCCTGATAATGCAAGCATTATTGTTTCTAATGATCCAAGTAATATGGAAAGATCCTTAGAATTTTTACAAAAATTAGGTTTTATTAAGCTAGGGGAAAAGAAAGGTGAGTTTTATACAATTCTTGATATTGAAGAAAATCCAAAGAATATTCAATTGGTAGAAGTAGAAACCACTGCAACAGCTTCCTCCTTTCAAGATGCAGATGGCTCCATTGCATTTACCAGTGTTATGAGAAATGCGGGCATTGATGCATATTCCTATATTGCAGAAGACGGAAAACATGTCAACTACCCAACAAGTTTGGTGGTTAACAAAGGAAATGAAGATGCAAAATGGGTGCAAGATGTTATGAAAGTCACCCAAACTGAAGAATATAAAGAAAAATTCAATGAAATCTTCCAAGGAGCATATATATTGTTTTCAGACATGAAATAAATATACCCTGAAAGAGAATACACATATGGAGACGGATCCACAAAAATTTGTGAATCTTTCTCCATATATTATTGCCTTTTTATAAAATGGACTTTTCTCTTTTCTGCATGGAAAGTAGAAATTGTTCTCCATATTCAATCATAACCACTGAAAGAATAACCAATAGTATACCTAATAATTTTACTCCAAATATATCTTCCCGGAAAAATATATAGGATGTGAATACAGCCACAGGAACTTCTACTGTATTTATAATACTGGCTTTGGAAGATTGTATATCATAGGACATGCCAATAGTATAAAATAAATAGGCAAGGGCGTTGGGGAAAAGCGCTAGAGCAATAAGATTCCCCAATACTTTTGCATTATAGTCTATTAGTAAGATTTCCCTTGGATTAATGAAAAGAAGGCTAAAAAGCGCACCGAACCCCATGGTATAACAAGCAATAGTTAAATAATGATATCTTTTAGTAAGGTTTTTACTAATTATGGGCAGAAGGGCGAAGGCAAATCCAGCACCTAATCCAAATAATAATCCTGTGCTATTGAGCTTTAATACCTCCAAAGATCCTCCCGTTGCTGTCAAAAAACATCCCGATACTGAAACAATCAGGGCCACGATTTTGGGCAGGGTAAGCAATTCCTTATATAGAATCCTAGCCATCACAATGACAAAAATTGGTGCTGTATAGAGCAGGACAACAGCAGTGGTAATAGTGGTTTTTTCTATAGTAGAAAAGTAAAAACGATTAAATAAGGTCTGGGATACAAAACCTAAAAGAGCGATAAATAGTAATCCTTTTCCATCTATCTTTAAGTATTCTCTATTTTTAAAAAGAAGATATAGTAAAAATAGAATAAAGGAAATGAAGGGACGGAAAAATCCCATTAATGGTGTAGAGATATTATAAACCGATAGGGATTCAACAAATATGCCACTGAGACCAAAAAAAGCTCCAGAAATTGCAACAAAAAAATAACCCTTTGAAGATGGTGAACAATTCAAGATCATCATCCTTTCATGATGTAATAGGTAAGTTAAAGACAGTAAAGAATTGCTATGTGAAATCGAGAACATAGTATCTGTATTATATTACAAATTAATGAATATTCATATAAAGCTTTGGATAATTGGAAGATTTCTGGAGTCTTTATCTAACTGGGAAAAGGAATTTTAACATATTGCAACAGTTTTAAAAATAAGATATGATAGATATAGAGTGTAAATACTATAAAATTTATTACAGGAGGTGTAAAGATGGTAAAAGAGCAATTGGTGAACAGAATTTTGGATAGACTTCCAATGGCATTATCTGGAATAACCCATGTAAATAACCAGTTTACAGGTGAAGTGTGTCCAAAATTAAATATTATGTTAACCAAGGCTAATGAATCCATCTGTTAAGCATCTCTATAAATGAAGAATGTAACCGGATGAGGCTTCCTTATCTGGTTTTTTATTTGCATAAAAAACTCGGGTGGATTTATTTGCTCGAGTTTTGCATTTTTATTCTTAGGATCTAAATCTATCTAAGAATCAAAAGAAAATTTAATTTCTATTTTCTAAGAAAATCTATCTTTTAAAAAGCTCGAGCAAAACCATTGCTCGAGCTTTTTATTGTTTTAGGGAAATAACTTCGTTTCTTAATAAAAGGAAGGTGCAATTTTTATTAAGATTTTAACTTGTTTCCCTATTAAAATCTACGCTTAAAAAGAAGGATGAAATGTAAAATGGAAAAATATAAGGAGGAATTAATGTGATTGAAATAGGCATAAAGAATTTAGAAAAATACTATGGTGCTAATAAAGTCCTTGAAGATATTGCCTTTGAGGTAAAAACAGGAGAAAGAATAGGCCTAATTGGACAAAATGGATCGGGAAAGACAACCCTATTTAAGATTATAGCAGGTGAGGAGAATTATAATGGTGGAAATTTGACCATAAGAAAGGACGCAGTGTTAGGATTCTTAGAACAAATACCTGTATATCCAGAGGAGTATACCGTCATAGATGTTTTGCATACGGCCTTTGAAGAAATATTCCATCTTAAAAGAGAGATGAACAAACTAGAATATGAAATGACCACCATTAAAAGTGAAGAACTAGAAAGGATAATGGATAGATATGGGCATCTTCAGCAGGATTTTGAAACAAGGGGAGGCTACGATATAGAAGAAAAAGTTAGTAGAATATCAGCAGGATTACATTTCAATGAGGAATTTTTAAATAAAAAGCTTTCACTGCTAAGTGGAGGAGAAAAAAATACAGTAATGCTAGGGAAAATTTTGTTGGAAAGTCCAGAAATAATCTTATTAGATGAACCTTCCAATCATTTAGATTTTGAAGCCATTGAGTGGCTTGAAAATTTTCTTAATGAATACAAGGGAACGGTAATCATCATTTCCCATGATAGATATTTTTTAGACCGAGTGGTTACTAAGATTATTGAAATTGAAGAGGGAAAGAGTGAATTATATTTAGGGAACTATTCCTATTATGTGGATGAAAAGGAGAGAAGGATCTTAGACAGATTGGAAGACTATAAACAACAGATGAGAAAAATAAAGACAATGGAAGAAGCCATAAAAAGATTTAGAGATTGGGGCACTAGGTCGGGAGATCCCAGGTTTTTTAAGAAGATTGCAAATATGGAAAAAAGAATAGAGAGAATAGATAAAGTAGAGAAACCTAGAGTAGAAAAAAATAAAATGGACTTATCCTTCCATGAAAGCAAAAGAAGTGGTAAGGATGTTATCCTTATTTCTGAGGTCACTAAAGCCTTTGAAAATAAGGTGCTGATTCAAAAGAGTGATTTGCATCTAAGATATCTAGATAGAATAGGATTAATCGGGAATAATGGCTGTGGGAAATCTACACTTTTAAAGATGATTTTAGGTAAATATATAAGGAATGCAGAGGGCTCAAAAAATATTTCAGTAGACCCTACAAATGATTTTTCTCAGTATAGGGAGGATGAAGGCAATATCAAGATAGGAGCCAATGTAAAGATTGGCTATCTAGATCAAAATGTCACATTTAAAAATGAAGAACATACTGTACTGGAGAGCTTTAGAGAGGGTGTATCTGTATTAGAGGGGCAAGGAAGAAGTATCTTGGCAAGGTTTTTATTCTATGATGAAGATGTATTTAAAAAGGTAGGCAATCTTTCCGGAGGAGAGAGAAGTAGATTGAAACTTTGTCAGTTAATGCACCAGGATATAAACTTACTCCTATTAGATGAACCCACAAATCATCTGGATATTAATTCTAGAGAGGTTTTAGAACAGGCTCTTATGGAATTTGAGGGAACCCTACTCTTTGTTTCCCATGACAGATATTTTGTCAATAAAATCGCTGGCCAAATAGTGGAATTAAGGGATGGAAGACTTATAGGATATAAGGGGAATTATGATGATTATGTA encodes the following:
- a CDS encoding MetQ/NlpA family ABC transporter substrate-binding protein, giving the protein MRKINKIVILLLVVAFTTVLFVGCTSNTGGSTPVESETSNKKEFTIGCMPLNEPAVQEIATLMEPMGYHVEVKVFDGNNLPAIALKDGDIDSLILNHLPWLNTFNNENNSELVMVEPYMYASLFGFYSAKHDSIEEIPDNASIIVSNDPSNMERSLEFLQKLGFIKLGEKKGEFYTILDIEENPKNIQLVEVETTATASSFQDADGSIAFTSVMRNAGIDAYSYIAEDGKHVNYPTSLVVNKGNEDAKWVQDVMKVTQTEEYKEKFNEIFQGAYILFSDMK
- a CDS encoding DUF169 domain-containing protein, translating into MIIKESAKWLNILLQLERKPVGIKFLLTREDYDAFPASENKNRMSYCTVVKRAGDGISQKIHRGHSACMGGAMALGLEETIQEAISGRRRFYQGAYRDLGVCRNISKNMVFCEHKAYGVAVMPLEAFDTEPDVVIIVCNPFNGMRIVQGYSYKNGHATNIKLSGMSAICQECTSLPYEENQLNLSLLCSGTRMLARWKKDEMAIGMPFRLYLEVVEGLKNTVNPLERNAEKEQIAEKLLQEEFTNQLEIKYNHNYDDNAYKGGRVEKRD
- the abc-f gene encoding ribosomal protection-like ABC-F family protein codes for the protein MIEIGIKNLEKYYGANKVLEDIAFEVKTGERIGLIGQNGSGKTTLFKIIAGEENYNGGNLTIRKDAVLGFLEQIPVYPEEYTVIDVLHTAFEEIFHLKREMNKLEYEMTTIKSEELERIMDRYGHLQQDFETRGGYDIEEKVSRISAGLHFNEEFLNKKLSLLSGGEKNTVMLGKILLESPEIILLDEPSNHLDFEAIEWLENFLNEYKGTVIIISHDRYFLDRVVTKIIEIEEGKSELYLGNYSYYVDEKERRILDRLEDYKQQMRKIKTMEEAIKRFRDWGTRSGDPRFFKKIANMEKRIERIDKVEKPRVEKNKMDLSFHESKRSGKDVILISEVTKAFENKVLIQKSDLHLRYLDRIGLIGNNGCGKSTLLKMILGKYIRNAEGSKNISVDPTNDFSQYREDEGNIKIGANVKIGYLDQNVTFKNEEHTVLESFREGVSVLEGQGRSILARFLFYDEDVFKKVGNLSGGERSRLKLCQLMHQDINLLLLDEPTNHLDINSREVLEQALMEFEGTLLFVSHDRYFVNKIAGQIVELRDGRLIGYKGNYDDYVEKRKEEKLETYTKEVNHKKKIEGNKNRKSNAMVNNRTEEKERENKKKNLEETIQKLEERIKNIEGELQENSEDYDKLCEIYNQKKDLQQHIDHLLEQWIELE
- a CDS encoding DMT family transporter, whose amino-acid sequence is MNCSPSSKGYFFVAISGAFFGLSGIFVESLSVYNISTPLMGFFRPFISFILFLLYLLFKNREYLKIDGKGLLFIALLGFVSQTLFNRFYFSTIEKTTITTAVVLLYTAPIFVIVMARILYKELLTLPKIVALIVSVSGCFLTATGGSLEVLKLNSTGLLFGLGAGFAFALLPIISKNLTKRYHYLTIACYTMGFGALFSLLFINPREILLIDYNAKVLGNLIALALFPNALAYLFYTIGMSYDIQSSKASIINTVEVPVAVFTSYIFFREDIFGVKLLGILLVILSVVMIEYGEQFLLSMQKREKSIL
- a CDS encoding methionine ABC transporter permease, with the protein product MNGELIESILYYLQKLIIPSTFITIRMVLSTMIIGIAFGFVLAIFLTLYGPNGLNPKGRIYSLLNFLVNTIRSFPILILIVAMGPITRMIIGTTIGEKAIVVPLSIAATAFIARLLENSFLEVDKQLIEAARSFGANNLQIIFRVIMKESVPSIISIMTLATVNYISATTIAAAIGGGGLGAVALTYGFQSFNNTVLYMSVFILLLLVNITQFIGDLFYKKFL